Proteins from a genomic interval of Balaenoptera musculus isolate JJ_BM4_2016_0621 chromosome 16, mBalMus1.pri.v3, whole genome shotgun sequence:
- the ZNF32 gene encoding LOW QUALITY PROTEIN: zinc finger protein 32 (The sequence of the model RefSeq protein was modified relative to this genomic sequence to represent the inferred CDS: substituted 1 base at 1 genomic stop codon), giving the protein MFGFPTATLLDCHGRYAQNVAFFNVMTEAHPQIXSLEATGSSSWDFQNSFRREKLEQKSPDSKTLQEDSPGVRQRVYECQECGKSFRQKGSLTLHERIHTGQKPFECTHCGKSFRAKGNLVTHQRIHTGEKPYQCKECGKSFSQRGSLAVHERLHTGQKPYECAICQRSFRNQSNLAVHRRVHSGEKPYRCDQCGKAFSQKGSLIVHIRVHTGLKPYACTQCRKSFHTRGNCILHGKIHTGETPYLCGQCGKSFTQRGSLAVHQRSCSQRLTL; this is encoded by the exons ATGTTTGGATTTCCAACAGCTACTCTGCTGGACTGTCATGGAAGATATGCCCAGAATGTAGCATTTTTCA atgtgatgacagaagcccACCCACAAATATGATCACTTGAGGCCACAGGATCCTCAAGCTGGGATTTCCAGAATTCTTTCAGAAGAGAGAAGCTGGAACAAAAATCCCCAGATTCTAAGACACTACAGGAAGATTCACCTGGAGTGAGACAGAGGGTCTATGAGTGCCAGGAATGTGGAAAATCCTTCAGGCAAAAGGGTAGTCTAACGTTACATGAGAGAATCCACACTGGTCAGAAGCCCTTTGAGTGTACTCACTGTGGAAAAAGCTTTAGGGCCAAAGGCAATCTTGTTACACATCAACGAAtacacacaggagagaagccctatCAGTGCAAGGAGTGTGGGAAAAGCTTTAGTCAACGAGGTAGTCTGGCCGTTCACGAAAGACTCCACACTGGACAGAAACCCTATGAGTGTGCTATCTGTCAGAGAAGCTTCAGGAATCAAAGTAACCTCGCTGTTCACAGAAGAGTTCATAGTGGTGAGAAGCCCTATAGATGTGATCAGTGTGGAAAAGCCTTCAGTCAGAAAGGAAGCTTAATTGTTCATATCAGAGTCCACACAGGCCTGAAACCCTATGCCTGCACACAATGCAGGAAGAGTTTCCACACCAGAGGGAACTGTATTCTGCATGGCAAAATCCACACAGGAGAGACACCCTATCTGTGTGGCCAGTGTGGGAAAAGCTTCACTCAGAGAGGGAGTCTGGCTGTGCACCAGCGAAGCTGCTCACAAAGGCTCACCCTATAA